DNA sequence from the Carassius gibelio isolate Cgi1373 ecotype wild population from Czech Republic chromosome A14, carGib1.2-hapl.c, whole genome shotgun sequence genome:
ATAAGAGGCGCTCACACAGAGAAACAGTTTTCACATCCAGAAATCCCTGAACCAGATCAAAAAACATCACATAAATGCACTCAGTTTGTAATGGTCTCTGGTGAACTAACAGAACAGATAGGCAAGGCTTCATTTGTAACAAATTGGTGGTCATGCTAAGGTTTGAAAGACTGACAAAACTGCCAAAAAGATTCGCTGATGAGAAATTAATTTCATCTGTTGGGAATGATGCATAACTATGATCTATAGCAGCTGCAAGTCAATTTAACAgggtttatctatctatctatctatctatctatctatctatctatctatctatctatctatctatctatctatctatctatctatctatctatctatctatctatcagagaACCAATCAAGCTAACCTGTGTTACCAGATTAAAGGCCTATGAGTTGATTTCCGTGGATGATGTCCAAAGTGAAGCTGTGTGGCTAAACTGAGATTTAACTGCGGGCACAGAGAAACTGGAGTGTTGCTTGAGCTTCAGACCTCTAAATATAAACACACCCAGCTGTCCTGAAACAGCGCATTGCAGAACAGGCtgaagagagaaaaggagagagaacaTGTgcgagagagggaaagagaaagcAGAAAACCAGAGCTCTAAGGCTGGTGCCAAGATATCTGAACACAGAGGAGGCCACTGTCCGAGAAAACAAAGAACTCTCATGAGAATCAACATCTGAACTCTTTCCCATGAAGTTAACATCAACAGTTCACTGGTTCCTTCATTAATTAtccctgtctctgtctctccCCCTCCTCTTCTTCGAAACTCAGGACACTTCAGAGTGAACAAAATCGAAGAGTATGACAATTCATGTTTGGTATATTTTTAAAGGTCTCAGTGCAtctgggaaaaaaatatttaattccaATAACAATACGATAAACACTGTTAAGATCTAGAAATAGGGGAAAATAAgtgttacaacacacacacacacacacacacacacacacagtagttaaTTTTCTGCCAGGAAATTATCTATTACTTTCACAGACATTTCCATTAACCCTCAAAACACATAGCAATGAAGTGCAAAATTCTACATAAAGGTAACAAACCTggattttgttttcatattaataaaGTACATTGtgccctttttatttttatttttttttacaatttatttattttttggtaacactttattttaaagttgtccttgttacacatgctAAATTTACTAACTATTATATTAACAATTAATTAgtcataattacatgcaagtaaccattAGCCAAACCTAAATCCAGACCCGTAAGACCCAGGAATCCTTCTGACAGGCCATTGTGAGTGGACCCTACACAGTGTTTTTCTCTAAATTCATAACTAATGAAATGCAATTTGATGACAGCTGTAAACAAGTGGAAAGAGGGTCTGATACTCTAAATCATCAAAACTGCACACGCATGTATTCTGCAGTGCACACTGAAGACTGCTGCTGTGAATTAATGAGgcacaaaaagaaaaagtaaaaatgctCCAAAATAACAGAATACATCACTGAGCCcaattatacataaaaaacaCACCTGTGCCTTCCACTGCTGAAACAGGCATGTAGCTCTACTGCAAAAAGCAAGCAATTCAACTAAACAActttattaaactgtaaaaaaaaaagattattgtgTCTTGTTTTAGTTGTTGTCTCTttataattgtgaaatttacttgcaatttctgagtgaaatatgTTTCTacacaatgtttttattgtatttgaaagaaaaaaaaaaatttggactACTCCTAACTCATCATCATATTGGGGAGTGAAAAGGTACCGCATTATTGAAGAGAAGACAATTTCTCCTCTCTTCATGGATGGATGAGGCGGATAGATGGATGAGTCACTTAATGGATGCTATAACAGTGTGGGCACTGCACACACCTGTATTGCCGTAGCATCGGGCATGCTCAGTCTGCGCACGAACTGCCCACTCTGTCCTGTGAAGAAACGGTCAGCCCCCGAGCCCCAAGTGCCACTCAACGGCCGGCCCGTATTGTAGAACATAAAAGTGTCACTTCCTGAGGTGGCGGTCAGGCAGGTCTTATAGCAGTATGTTTTGGTTAAAGAGCCATTTCCTCGGACCTCAATGTAGTGTGGCTCCACTTTCAGGTCTCTCCGCATCATAGCAGACTGCTGGTGGACTGTGACCCCGCCAGCAGCGCCCCCACCTCCACCTGCATCTCCACCACCTGCAGCCCCACCACCACCTCCACCATCTTTGGGTGCCTTCTTCATTGtcgtcttctttttcttcttcgaCACACAGCAAGGCGAACAGGAGCAAGCATCTGGCTGGCTGCAGTAGGCATGGCATCGGACAATTGCTAGGACAAAGATGGTAAGCAAGAAAACAAAGGTGGTTGCACTGAGGGCAATGATAAGATACAGGGTTACATGGGAGAATATCATTGTGTCGTGTGGCCTGATAATGCGTTTTGGGTCTGGGGCCACTTTGGGTGGGATCTCCATGACGGCAATGTTGATCGTTGTAGATGTGGAGCGAGGAGGCAAACCATGATCTCGTACATGCACTGTGAGGCTAAAGACAGTAGAATTGTCCTCATTTACTCGCCGTGTTGTGCGGATTTCACCTGTGTACTCGTGCACCTTAAACAAGTCCAATTCCGGTGGGTGATGGAGGCTGTATAGCAACCAGGCATTTTCTCCAGCATCTAAGTCCCAAGCCAGCACACGTGAAACAAGGACCCCCGCCTCTGAGTTACGCAAAATAGTCTCTGTGGAGAGTGAGCCGTTTGCTGCCGGGCGAACAAACTGAGGACTGTGGTCGTTGGAGTCCATGATGTAAATATAGACGGTTGCCACTCTGCTCAAATGTGGCACACCATTGTCTTGAGCTTTAACCTGGAAATGAAACTCACGCAACTTCTCAAAGTCAAAGGATCGCAGTGCGTACACCTCACCTGTGGCAGGTTTGACAGAAACATACGATGACACTGAAATACCATGGTTGTTGTCATTTAGGACGGTGTATGTGATGCGAGCGTTTTCGCCGGCATCGGGGTCTGTTGCCTTGATGACACACAGAGGTGCACTAGGCacattgttttctaaaacatAAACAGTGTATGAAGGCTGCTCAAAACGGGGTGGATTGTCATTTACATCTGCCACTTCAACTCGTATTGTCATTGATGATGAAAGAGGTGGCGTTCCACCATCTGTGGCTGTAACTGTGACATTGTATGACGGTATAGTCTCCCGGTCCAGGAAGGCAGAGGTAACAATGGTGTAATGGTTTCGGAATGATTTGATTTTAAAAGGTAGATTCGGGGTGATGATGTCCAAGCTGACCTGTTTGTTTTGTCCAGAGTCTTTGTCATTTATACTTATTAAAGCCACCACGGTGTCTCCACGGGCATCCTCCCGAACTGGGCTTGACAAAGAGGAGAGCACAATCTCAGGAGGGTTATCATTTACATCCAGCACCTCCACCACCACTTTACAGTGCACTGCTACGGCCCCTTGGCCTTTGTCTGCTGCCTGAATATACATCTCATAGCTGTTGGTTTCTTCAAAGTCCACATTGCTTTTAACTCTAATTTCtccactgtctgtgtctacagaAAACACCTGCCTCACTCTATCCGGTGTGTAAGAGCTAAATGAGTAAATCACCTCGCCATTGGTGCCCTCATCTCTATCAGTGGCGTTTAATTTAATTACGAGCGCCCCAACAGGAGAGTTTTCCCGCAGTTTCACTTTGTATACGGAACTGCCGAAGACTGGCGCGTTGTCATTGGTATCCAAAACGCGCACGTTGATTTTAGCTGTGCCTGAGCGCGGAGGAGATCCACCGTCAGTAGCGGTGAGTAGAAACTGGTGCGACTGCAAAAGTTCACGGTCGAAAGGTTTTTTCAGCACGAGCTCTATGTGTTTTCCGTCTGCAGGTGGTTTGGTTGAATCGAGCGCCAGGTGTTCGTTCGAGGTGAGGCGATAATGGTGCACGGAATTTGAGGCGTCGTCAGAATCCTGCGCGCCCTCAATAGAAAACCGCGTGCCTGGCTGTGCGCCCTCGGAGATCTCCAACTGGTACTCGTCTCGGGGGAAAAGCGGCGAGTTATCATTTGCATCCAAAATCTCAATATCCACGTTGTGCTGTTCGAATGGGTTTTCTAACACCACGTCGAGACTAAGCGTGCAGGTGCCGCTGAATTCACAGAGCGTTTCGCGGTCAATCCGGTCGCTAATAACAAGCTTACCAGTTTTGTGGTTGATGCTGAAGTATCGCCTCGCACTGTCTGAGCTGATTCTGATACGACGAGCCGAAAGCTTTCGCAGATCCAGCCCAAGATCCCGAACAAGATCACCAACGACAGTGCCGCTCTCCAGCTCCTCCTGAATGCTGTAGCGAATTTGTGCATTTGTAAGGACACTTAGTAGaacaatgaagaaacaaaaataaagaggcaCGTTCTCTTTTATGGAG
Encoded proteins:
- the LOC128027753 gene encoding protocadherin alpha-C2 isoform X18, giving the protein MAVAGRCSSIKENVPLYFCFFIVLLSVLTNAQIRYSIQEELESGTVVGDLVRDLGLDLRKLSARRIRISSDSARRYFSINHKTGKLVISDRIDRETLCEFSGTCTLSLDVVLENPFEQHNVDIEILDANDNSPLFPRDEYQLEISEGAQPGTRFSIEGAQDSDDASNSVHHYRLTSNEHLALDSTKPPADGKHIELVLKKPFDRELLQSHQFLLTATDGGSPPRSGTAKINVRVLDTNDNAPVFGSSVYKVKLRENSPVGALVIKLNATDRDEGTNGEVIYSFSSYTPDRVRQVFSVDTDSGEIRVKSNVDFEETNSYEMYIQAADKGQGAVAVHCKVVVEVLDVNDNPPEIVLSSLSSPVREDARGDTVVALISINDKDSGQNKQVSLDIITPNLPFKIKSFRNHYTIVTSAFLDRETIPSYNVTVTATDGGTPPLSSSMTIRVEVADVNDNPPRFEQPSYTVYVLENNVPSAPLCVIKATDPDAGENARITYTVLNDNNHGISVSSYVSVKPATGEVYALRSFDFEKLREFHFQVKAQDNGVPHLSRVATVYIYIMDSNDHSPQFVRPAANGSLSTETILRNSEAGVLVSRVLAWDLDAGENAWLLYSLHHPPELDLFKVHEYTGEIRTTRRVNEDNSTVFSLTVHVRDHGLPPRSTSTTINIAVMEIPPKVAPDPKRIIRPHDTMIFSHVTLYLIIALSATTFVFLLTIFVLAIVRCHAYCSQPDACSCSPCCVSKKKKKTTMKKAPKDGGGGGGAAGGGDAGGGGGAAGGVTVHQQSAMMRRDLKVEPHYIEVRGNGSLTKTYCYKTCLTATSGSDTFMFYNTGRPLSGTWGSGADRFFTGQSGQFVRRLSMPDATAIQPKGPGADWRYSASLRAGMQSSVHMEESSVMQGAQGVLVQNWPTASSAPVFHGIKTSVQS
- the LOC128027753 gene encoding protocadherin alpha-C2 isoform X17, translated to MAVAGRCSSIKENVPLYFCFFIVLLSVLTNAQIRYSIQEELESGTVVGDLVRDLGLDLRKLSARRIRISSDSARRYFSINHKTGKLVISDRIDRETLCEFSGTCTLSLDVVLENPFEQHNVDIEILDANDNSPLFPRDEYQLEISEGAQPGTRFSIEGAQDSDDASNSVHHYRLTSNEHLALDSTKPPADGKHIELVLKKPFDRELLQSHQFLLTATDGGSPPRSGTAKINVRVLDTNDNAPVFGSSVYKVKLRENSPVGALVIKLNATDRDEGTNGEVIYSFSSYTPDRVRQVFSVDTDSGEIRVKSNVDFEETNSYEMYIQAADKGQGAVAVHCKVVVEVLDVNDNPPEIVLSSLSSPVREDARGDTVVALISINDKDSGQNKQVSLDIITPNLPFKIKSFRNHYTIVTSAFLDRETIPSYNVTVTATDGGTPPLSSSMTIRVEVADVNDNPPRFEQPSYTVYVLENNVPSAPLCVIKATDPDAGENARITYTVLNDNNHGISVSSYVSVKPATGEVYALRSFDFEKLREFHFQVKAQDNGVPHLSRVATVYIYIMDSNDHSPQFVRPAANGSLSTETILRNSEAGVLVSRVLAWDLDAGENAWLLYSLHHPPELDLFKVHEYTGEIRTTRRVNEDNSTVFSLTVHVRDHGLPPRSTSTTINIAVMEIPPKVAPDPKRIIRPHDTMIFSHVTLYLIIALSATTFVFLLTIFVLAIVRCHAYCSQPDACSCSPCCVSKKKKKTTMKKAPKDGGGGGGAAGGGDAGGGGGAAGGVTVHQQSAMMRRDLKVEPHYIEVRGNGSLTKTYCYKTCLTATSGSDTFMFYNTGRPLSGTWGSGADRFFTGQSGQFVRRLSMPDATAIQPKGPGADWRYSASLRAGMQSSVHMEESSVMQGAQGVLVQNWPTASSAPVSSALASFAEPSCCSHAGDKDYDLAE
- the LOC128027753 gene encoding protocadherin alpha-C2 isoform X1, whose product is MAVAGRCSSIKENVPLYFCFFIVLLSVLTNAQIRYSIQEELESGTVVGDLVRDLGLDLRKLSARRIRISSDSARRYFSINHKTGKLVISDRIDRETLCEFSGTCTLSLDVVLENPFEQHNVDIEILDANDNSPLFPRDEYQLEISEGAQPGTRFSIEGAQDSDDASNSVHHYRLTSNEHLALDSTKPPADGKHIELVLKKPFDRELLQSHQFLLTATDGGSPPRSGTAKINVRVLDTNDNAPVFGSSVYKVKLRENSPVGALVIKLNATDRDEGTNGEVIYSFSSYTPDRVRQVFSVDTDSGEIRVKSNVDFEETNSYEMYIQAADKGQGAVAVHCKVVVEVLDVNDNPPEIVLSSLSSPVREDARGDTVVALISINDKDSGQNKQVSLDIITPNLPFKIKSFRNHYTIVTSAFLDRETIPSYNVTVTATDGGTPPLSSSMTIRVEVADVNDNPPRFEQPSYTVYVLENNVPSAPLCVIKATDPDAGENARITYTVLNDNNHGISVSSYVSVKPATGEVYALRSFDFEKLREFHFQVKAQDNGVPHLSRVATVYIYIMDSNDHSPQFVRPAANGSLSTETILRNSEAGVLVSRVLAWDLDAGENAWLLYSLHHPPELDLFKVHEYTGEIRTTRRVNEDNSTVFSLTVHVRDHGLPPRSTSTTINIAVMEIPPKVAPDPKRIIRPHDTMIFSHVTLYLIIALSATTFVFLLTIFVLAIVRCHAYCSQPDACSCSPCCVSKKKKKTTMKKAPKDGGGGGGAAGGGDAGGGGGAAGGVTVHQQSAMMRRDLKVEPHYIEVRGNGSLTKTYCYKTCLTATSGSDTFMFYNTGRPLSGTWGSGADRFFTGQSGQFVRRLSMPDATAIQPKGPGADWRYSASLRAGMQSSVHMEESSVMQGAQGVLVQNWPTASSAPDNEGGEVSPPVGAGVDSNSWHFRYGPGPGGPPHLKPGEVPPEAFIIPGSPAIISIRQGDGDDKSDFISFGKKEEAKKKKKKKKEKKDKREKGKDDDDDD